Below is a window of Janthinobacterium lividum DNA.
CGCACGCTGACCTGGCCGCCATGCAAGGTCACGAGCTTGCGCACCAGCGACAGGCCGATGCCCAGGCCATCCTGCACCCGGTCGGGCGAGTGGCCGCTTTGCTCGAACAGGCCGAAGATGCTGTCGATGCTGGCGGCGGCGATGCCGATGCCGTTGTCGCTCAGGCTTATGCGTACGTTGTCGCCTTCGCGCACGGCGGTAATCACGATGCGCCCGCCCGGCGCCGTGAACTTGGCCGCGTTGAGCAGCAGATTGGCGACGATCTGCGACAGGCGCACGGCGTCGCCGCAGACCCACAGTTCTTCCAGAGGCAAGTGCACGTCCAGTGCATGGCCGCGCGCTTCGACGCTATGCGAGCTCGTTTCCAGCGCACTGCGGATGACGCTGGCCAGGCTAACGCTTTCCCATTGCAGCGAGATTTTGCCCTGCGAAATGCGCGACACGTCGAGCAGGTCGTCCACCAGCCGCACGAGATGATCGGTATGGCGCCCTATGGTGCGGCGCGCATTGTCCTGCACTGCTGGCACGACAGGGTCGAGCTTGCACAGCAGGGCCAGCGCCGTGCGGATGGGGCCCAGCGGGTTGCGCAATTCGTGCGCGAGAGTAGCCAGGAATTCATCCTTGCGGCGGTCCACGTCGCGCAGCGCGCGCTCGACCCGGCCCAGGCGCAGCAGCGCCTTGACGTTGGCGATCAGTTCATCCGCCTCGATCGGCTCGACCAGGTAATTGTCGGCGCCGCCGTCCAGGGCGCGGATCTTGTCGGCCGTGCCGATGCAGGAGGCCGACGTCTGCAGCACCAGGATGGTGTTCGTTTCGGCGCCGCCCTTCAACTGGCGGCACACTTCCAGGCCGTTGATGTCGGGCAGCTTGACGTCGAGGAGGATCAGGTTGGGGGTGGTCCTGGCGGGCGCGCAGCAGCGCGTCGCCCCCGTTCGAGGCTTCGATGACCTTGAATCCGGCACGTTTGAGGATGTGCGACTTGGCGTAGCGAGCGCCATCGCTATCATCGACGTTCAGGATCAGAGCATCGCTGTTGTTATCCGGTAGCATGCGCATTGTCCCATGTGGTTGTGCCTTGCGGCGGAACCGGCTCTTGCCGGTGGTGTGGATTGCCGATCAGCGCGCGCAGGGTCGCCAGCAATTGCTGGCGCGACAGCGGCTTGACGTAGTAGGCGTCGGCGCCCAGGGCCAGGCCCTTGCGCACGTCGTCGATCTCGGTGGCGACGATGACGGGCACCTGGCGCCGCAGCGGGTCGTTTTTCAGCTCGGCCAGCCAATGCCAGGCCGTTTCGCCATGCAGCATGATGTCGAGAATGACGGCGGCGGGACGCTGTTGTTCCCAGTGTTCCTGTGCCTCACGCACGCTGCGCGCCGGGACCACGCGAAATTCGCTGCCGGCCAAAAATTTTTCATACAGCAGGCGGATGGGCGGGTTGTCTTCCACCACCAGCACGGGTATGCGCTGGTCGTTGCCATTGTCGTTGGCCGGCGCACACGGCGGCAGGCTGCCCTCGGGCGCATGATAGCTGGCTGGCAGCACCACGGAAAACAGCGATCCGTGGCCCGGCGTGCTTTCCACGGACACCGTGCCATTGAGCAGGGTGGCCAGGTTGCGGCACAGGGGCAGGCCCAGGCCTGTGCCCTTGACCTTGCGCTGCAGGTGGTTTTCCACCTGGCTGAATTCCTCGAAGATCAGCTGCACGTCTTCGGCGGCGATGCCCAGGCCCGTGTCGGAGACGGAAAAACGGATGGCGTCCTGCTCCGGCAAGGGCGTGGCGCTGACGATGATGGCGCCCGCTTCCGTGAATTTGAGGGCGTTGGCGATGAAGTTGCGCAGGATTTGCGACAGCTTGCCT
It encodes the following:
- a CDS encoding response regulator, with product MPDSRSSKPRTGATRCCAPARTTPNLILLDVKLPDINGLEVCRQLKGGAETNTILVLQTSASCIGTADKIRALDGGADNYLVEPIEADELIANVKALLRLGRVERALRDVDRRKDEFLATLAHELRNPLGPIRTALALLCKLDPVVPAVQDNARRTIGRHTDHLVRLVDDLLDVSRISQGKISLQWESVSLASVIRSALETSSHSVEARGHALDVHLPLEELWVCGDAVRLSQIVANLLLNAAKFTAPGGRIVITAVREGDNVRISLSDNGIGIAAASIDSIFGLFEQSGHSPDRVQDGLGIGLSLVRKLVTLHGGQVSVRSPGVGLGSTFEVILPLDANVPLPAAPAPQAAPGGSQRILVVDDNCDAADTLAELLEMYGHTVRTAYTGAQAIERTLEFKPDIVFLDIGLPDMSGYDVAVQLRQLPIPQQFLLVALTGYGQEHDRQTALQAGFNEHFAKPVDFGKLAMLGLHIAP